TCCCGAAAGCTCCTGTGGCAGTCATGCCCGGCGAAATTGAGTTCACGCGAATTCCCTTTTCTCCCAACTCTACCGCTGCGCAACGCGTCAGATGAATGGAGGCTGCCTTCGCCGCCGCATAATAGTGCCCTCCCAGCCCCGCGCGGAATCCATTCACACTTGCAATCGTGATGATGCTACCGGATCCCTGGGGCGTCATTGCCCGCACCGCATATTTCATCCCGGCAAGCACGGCGCGCAGATGCACGGCGACGACGGCATCGAATTCCTTCAAATCCGCATCGGCGATGGTCGCAAACTGCGAGCCTCTCCCCGCGTTATTCACCAGGCAATCGAGCCACCCGAAGCATTTCACGGCATGATTGATCATTGCCTCGACGTCGGATTCGACCGAGACATCCGTTTGTATAAAGGTCGCCCGGTCGCCGAGCTTCTGCGCGAGCTTCTCGCCTCTGTCCTTGCGCCGGCCGGCGATTACGACCTTTGCGCCTTCACCGACGAATACCTCGGCCGTTCCCGCACCTATGCCGCTCGTCCCGCCGGTGATGACTGCCACTTTTCCTTCCAATGTCGCCATGAGATTGACCTCCAAGTGGCGCGAATTGCCACAAAAAGAAGGGAAGCTCTCGTTCATCTCTTAATGCGGAGACCGAAATCTCAATACTTGCGTAGGACTCCGACAACGCGGCCCTGAATTTTCACGTCTCCAGCTGGAACGACGATTGGAGCCATCTTCGAGTTGGCAGGTTGCAGGCGAATTTTCCCAGCGCCTTCACGATAATAGCGCTTCAGCGTGGCTTCCTCGTTGGCGATGAGCGCGACCACAATTTCGCCCTGGTTCGCGACCTGCGTTTGCTCGACGACAACGTAGTCG
This region of Candidatus Acidiferrales bacterium genomic DNA includes:
- a CDS encoding glucose 1-dehydrogenase; translation: MATLEGKVAVITGGTSGIGAGTAEVFVGEGAKVVIAGRRKDRGEKLAQKLGDRATFIQTDVSVESDVEAMINHAVKCFGWLDCLVNNAGRGSQFATIADADLKEFDAVVAVHLRAVLAGMKYAVRAMTPQGSGSIITIASVNGFRAGLGGHYYAAAKAASIHLTRCAAVELGEKGIRVNSISPGMTATGAFGKYSGMTAGEADEADDHPEYAEAAIGAVMSRWQPLLSVARADDIAQAAVFLASDASRMITGHNLVVDGGISAGWPIGAVRPDRELFFRKFQEARSA